In one Pseudomonas sp. SG20056 genomic region, the following are encoded:
- a CDS encoding restriction endonuclease: MKILEPGQIYSRQKDINSVYGGSPQGGIVIPKESPYIFLFTRERRNLKDSAGFTDGDTFIYTGADQRGNVVMSGSNLAICDHQSNNRRILLFEVFSRDESKFLGECRYSKHVLTQHPDMQGNLRDTVDFHLKFIGKYDLEDSPPSCVALLRRAFSDELAKRIALDPDYLDQIEWRELEYVLQLTLEGIGFDSKITSAGKDGGKDIVLKCIFGEKQYTYFVEVKHWRSKKKVERSHLSNFLEVIIKEEVDGGLFLSSSGYSEQSISLLTEIERSTFRLGEKEKIFSLCKRYTKSRQGVMYPEGGIIDLLYEGTI, translated from the coding sequence ATGAAGATACTCGAGCCTGGCCAGATATATAGCCGTCAAAAAGATATTAACTCCGTGTATGGAGGGTCTCCTCAAGGCGGAATTGTGATACCTAAGGAGTCTCCTTATATATTTTTATTTACAAGAGAGCGCAGGAATCTCAAGGACAGTGCAGGGTTCACAGATGGAGATACATTCATATATACGGGCGCGGATCAGCGCGGCAATGTGGTAATGAGTGGAAGCAATTTAGCTATATGTGACCACCAGAGCAATAACAGAAGAATTCTATTATTCGAGGTTTTTTCCAGGGATGAGTCAAAATTCCTAGGGGAGTGCAGGTATTCAAAGCATGTCCTAACACAGCACCCCGACATGCAGGGGAATTTAAGAGATACAGTAGATTTTCACCTAAAATTCATTGGTAAGTACGATCTCGAAGATAGCCCACCTTCCTGCGTCGCTCTCCTTCGTAGAGCTTTTAGTGACGAGCTCGCAAAACGAATAGCACTCGACCCTGACTATCTTGATCAGATTGAGTGGAGAGAGCTTGAGTATGTTCTGCAGTTAACCCTGGAGGGAATCGGGTTTGATTCAAAAATCACTTCGGCCGGAAAGGATGGTGGAAAAGACATTGTCCTTAAATGCATTTTCGGTGAAAAGCAGTACACTTACTTTGTTGAGGTAAAGCATTGGAGGTCAAAAAAGAAAGTTGAGAGATCTCATCTCAGTAACTTTTTGGAGGTTATTATTAAGGAAGAGGTTGATGGGGGGCTATTTCTATCGTCCAGTGGATATTCTGAGCAATCCATCAGTCTACTCACTGAAATTGAACGAAGTACCTTTAGACTTGGTGAAAAAGAAAAAATCTTCTCGCTATGCAAGCGCTACACGAAGTCTAGGCAAGGGGTAATGTATCCAGAAGGCGGCATAATAGATCTCCTTTACGAAGGTACTATTTAA
- a CDS encoding antitoxin Xre/MbcA/ParS toxin-binding domain-containing protein, translated as MEAAAPGRAGKAKAGVVKSKSVLFKTSYAAKRYKATLEGKSTDISKSALVASLLNGGASPDDLGAVYRVTKEGITIAALTEFTKSLQMFNSDYLLMALTGLSERTIQRRQQKPAEPLNSEQSARAFLGAQILEQAIRVIGTPELAEAWMSKPAIGLDGRRPIDLLDNSIGTQLVSEFLTRLEYGVYQ; from the coding sequence ATGGAAGCGGCAGCCCCCGGCAGAGCCGGAAAAGCCAAAGCAGGCGTCGTAAAAAGTAAGAGCGTGCTATTTAAAACGAGTTACGCAGCCAAGCGCTACAAAGCCACGCTCGAAGGGAAGAGTACAGATATCTCCAAGAGTGCGCTGGTGGCCAGCCTTCTCAATGGCGGAGCTTCGCCTGATGATCTGGGCGCGGTGTATCGCGTGACCAAAGAAGGGATCACGATTGCCGCCCTCACTGAGTTCACGAAGTCGCTCCAGATGTTCAATAGCGACTATCTGCTAATGGCTCTGACAGGCCTTTCTGAACGAACCATTCAGCGACGTCAGCAGAAACCAGCAGAGCCATTGAACTCAGAGCAGAGTGCCCGAGCATTCCTGGGCGCTCAGATCCTAGAACAGGCAATCAGAGTGATCGGTACCCCCGAGCTTGCAGAGGCATGGATGTCAAAACCTGCCATCGGCCTTGATGGCAGGAGACCCATCGACCTGCTGGATAACTCAATCGGCACGCAACTGGTGAGTGAGTTCCTGACCCGCCTGGAGTACGGGGTCTACCAATGA
- a CDS encoding RES domain-containing protein has protein sequence MIMRPGSGDLFIWRLDPEEFGATWDSGIGAEKVGGRWNSKGVRVVYGSLDSSTAILEVAVHKGFESLDTVRMMLTCARITDLSSVLTIDDQSVPNPNWLFPGTPSGGQQQFGDTLLAQHPFLLVPSSVNPHSWNLLMNPELATGKYEVVMQERLRLDTRLNPPRPPIVTSVHG, from the coding sequence ATGATCATGAGGCCAGGGAGCGGCGACCTGTTCATTTGGAGATTGGACCCTGAAGAGTTTGGGGCAACATGGGATAGCGGGATTGGTGCCGAGAAGGTCGGTGGCCGGTGGAACTCGAAAGGTGTTCGAGTGGTTTATGGCAGCCTGGACTCGTCAACTGCCATCCTAGAAGTTGCTGTGCATAAAGGCTTCGAGTCCTTAGATACTGTGCGGATGATGCTGACCTGTGCACGGATTACAGATTTATCGTCTGTTCTCACTATCGACGACCAGTCTGTTCCGAACCCAAACTGGCTTTTTCCTGGAACTCCCAGTGGTGGCCAGCAGCAATTTGGCGACACCTTGCTTGCCCAACATCCATTCCTGTTGGTGCCTTCTTCTGTGAACCCACACAGCTGGAATCTACTCATGAACCCCGAGTTAGCTACCGGCAAGTATGAGGTGGTTATGCAAGAGCGCTTGCGCCTGGATACGCGTTTGAACCCGCCGCGGCCACCAATAGTTACAAGTGTTCACGGCTAA
- the istA gene encoding IS21 family transposase encodes MQAQTYRKVLQLRCCAGMSQREIARQTGISVGTAGKVLSVADANQWCWATVQEMDDNRLKNFFHGTRQQENGKVMPDWIAVHKLMQARHQTLIQLWEEYRDQLKAAAYSYSQFTFYYREFLSKIDITMRLVHYAGDCIFVDYAGQTIPWFDSEQGKLRQAQVFVGVLGCSSYTFSWASASQRLCDWIDAHNRMLQFFGGVPATIIPDNLKAAVTTPGSEPVLNKTYQELSEFYGFVVVPARVRRPQDKSKAELGVKLVTQWITMRLLRRQFFSLEEINAALAELLEQLNRRSFKRLPGNRFERFQELDKPALKPLPPEPYEYGEWMAAQKVGPDYHLYVLNHAYSVPWRLVGEKVEARVSPSTISIFHLNKRVAIHPRDDTPGAATTNPNHRPESHQVYASRTAHHYLEWAYRLGTATAQVVQAQFQGKNDFSIAGSKACQNLQHLAKHYGNARFEAACARALAIQSPTVKSLRSILQHRLDELHSSTHPTATLIPPHANVRGPDYYAGESCHE; translated from the coding sequence ATGCAGGCACAAACATATCGTAAGGTGTTGCAGCTACGCTGCTGCGCTGGAATGAGCCAACGGGAAATCGCCAGACAGACTGGCATCTCCGTCGGTACTGCAGGGAAGGTTCTGTCCGTCGCTGATGCCAATCAGTGGTGCTGGGCAACAGTCCAAGAAATGGACGATAACCGGCTTAAAAATTTCTTCCACGGCACCCGACAGCAAGAGAATGGCAAGGTCATGCCGGACTGGATTGCCGTTCATAAACTGATGCAAGCCAGACACCAGACCCTTATCCAGCTCTGGGAGGAATATCGCGACCAGCTTAAGGCGGCTGCTTACAGCTATTCGCAGTTCACTTTTTATTACCGCGAGTTCCTGAGCAAGATCGATATCACAATGCGGCTGGTTCATTATGCCGGTGACTGCATCTTTGTGGACTACGCAGGCCAGACTATTCCGTGGTTTGACTCGGAGCAAGGCAAGCTGCGGCAGGCTCAGGTCTTCGTCGGTGTGCTGGGTTGCTCCAGCTACACGTTTTCCTGGGCCAGTGCCAGCCAGAGGCTTTGCGATTGGATCGATGCCCACAACCGGATGCTGCAATTTTTCGGCGGCGTGCCGGCGACAATTATTCCGGATAATCTCAAGGCGGCGGTGACGACTCCGGGCAGTGAGCCAGTCCTCAACAAGACATATCAAGAGCTGTCCGAATTTTATGGATTCGTGGTGGTGCCAGCTAGGGTTCGGAGGCCCCAGGACAAATCGAAAGCCGAGCTCGGCGTAAAGCTGGTCACCCAATGGATCACAATGCGGTTACTCCGAAGGCAATTTTTCAGCCTGGAGGAGATAAACGCTGCCCTGGCTGAGTTGCTGGAGCAATTGAATCGGCGCTCTTTCAAGCGGTTGCCCGGTAATCGTTTCGAACGATTCCAGGAGCTGGATAAACCCGCTCTGAAGCCGCTGCCACCAGAACCGTACGAATACGGCGAATGGATGGCAGCTCAGAAAGTGGGTCCCGATTATCACCTCTATGTGCTGAATCACGCGTACTCCGTCCCTTGGCGCTTGGTCGGTGAGAAAGTGGAGGCGCGGGTTAGTCCGTCAACAATCTCAATTTTTCACCTGAACAAGCGGGTAGCAATCCACCCGCGCGATGACACGCCTGGAGCAGCGACAACGAACCCCAACCATCGCCCAGAGTCTCACCAGGTCTATGCCTCACGTACCGCTCATCATTACTTGGAGTGGGCCTATCGCTTAGGTACGGCTACTGCGCAGGTCGTGCAGGCTCAGTTCCAGGGCAAAAACGATTTCTCCATCGCCGGCAGCAAGGCCTGTCAAAATCTGCAGCACCTGGCCAAGCACTACGGGAACGCCCGGTTCGAAGCGGCCTGCGCGCGCGCTTTGGCCATTCAGTCACCGACGGTCAAAAGCCTACGCTCGATCCTGCAGCACCGTTTGGATGAACTGCACAGCTCCACGCACCCCACAGCCACTCTGATCCCGCCCCACGCCAATGTACGCGGCCCCGATTACTACGCTGGGGAGAGCTGCCATGAATGA
- the istB gene encoding IS21-like element helper ATPase IstB, with amino-acid sequence MNEQQTIQQLRELKLNGMAQALEAQLDSPGFQSLPFSDRVALLVEAECYCRDNRRQQRLLTQAKLKVRSACLEDVDYRPRRGLDKAQMLSLGQCSWIERHQHLLITGPTGVGKTWLSCAFGMQAIRRGWSVAYYRVSRLLEEIEIARADGSLSSLRSKIARCHLLILDDFGMSPLTDIGRQDLLEIVDDRTGTGAILIAAQLPVSKWYDYINEPTLADAILDRIVHRAHKVELRGESMRKKRGLDDGEG; translated from the coding sequence ATGAATGAACAGCAAACGATTCAGCAGCTCCGGGAGCTTAAGCTGAATGGAATGGCTCAAGCGCTGGAGGCCCAGTTAGACAGCCCTGGCTTTCAGAGTCTCCCATTTAGTGATCGTGTGGCGCTGCTCGTGGAGGCCGAGTGCTACTGTCGCGACAATCGCCGCCAGCAACGCCTACTGACGCAGGCGAAGCTTAAAGTCCGCAGTGCGTGCCTTGAGGATGTCGATTACAGGCCACGGCGAGGTTTGGACAAAGCACAAATGTTGTCGCTGGGACAATGCAGCTGGATCGAACGTCACCAGCACCTGTTGATTACCGGCCCCACCGGCGTGGGTAAAACATGGCTCAGCTGTGCTTTTGGCATGCAGGCTATTCGCCGCGGCTGGTCTGTCGCTTATTACCGCGTCAGCCGACTGTTGGAAGAGATTGAAATTGCTCGGGCCGACGGCTCCCTTTCCAGCCTTCGTAGCAAAATCGCCAGGTGTCATCTGCTAATCCTTGATGACTTTGGAATGTCCCCTCTGACTGATATCGGCCGCCAGGATTTGCTGGAGATTGTCGACGACCGTACGGGTACCGGTGCCATTCTGATTGCTGCTCAGCTCCCCGTGAGCAAGTGGTATGACTACATCAACGAACCCACGCTTGCGGATGCGATTCTCGATCGCATCGTTCATCGCGCGCACAAGGTTGAGCTGCGAGGCGAGTCCATGCGCAAGAAGCGTGGCCTCGATGATGGGGAAGGCTAG
- a CDS encoding DUF2607 family protein: MVPRLAIAVQVFAIALQQIQIDLRNIADALRLAPEHKHLQHCRLGIGRRIALTTSQAVIHVKGYTRGQAGWISLISHNHLPFSSETLMTPSAGVRALWRGR; encoded by the coding sequence GTGGTCCCCCGGCTTGCGATAGCGGTACAGGTGTTTGCGATAGCGCTCCAACAGATCCAGATCGACCTGCGAAACATCGCTGATGCCTTGAGGCTCGCACCAGAGCACAAACATTTGCAGCACTGTCGTCTTGGCATAGGCCGTCGCATCGCTTTGACCACGAGCCAGGCAGTCATCCACGTAAAAGGTTACACACGCGGACAGGCCGGTTGGATAAGTCTCATTAGTCATAATCACCTCCCGTTCTCTTCGGAAACACTAATGACTCCTTCAGCAGGAGTGAGAGCTCTTTGGCGGGGTCGCTAA